A single window of Granulicella cerasi DNA harbors:
- a CDS encoding phosphoenolpyruvate carboxylase — MPSLWTPASWADRLREFEARDFDAKQAPLRRDVRSLATLLGQVLREQGGDKLFDAVESLRRTTIARRDAEASGDHAAAARFLDEARELTRGIAADPRHAYDVARAFAFYFELINLAETNHRKRRRRAALLNSTASAQRGSFRGTLRRLREAGHVRASVWEVLSEIRITPVFTAHPTEVARRSVMFKRRSISDLLERFDDIALPAIELDAIQESVLAEITALWQTDDVRDARPTVRDEIRMGLDYYEASIFATIPALYRELAAAFDAEFPPEDPTAHTSLLDLPVVVRFGSWIGGDRDGNPFVTAETTEEALAMSRSLLFAYYVRELNHIFEELASSQHQAPISSELCARLEETLTELRNAGHSIAANTIPNEAVRFHLAAMTLRLGGTPASTMFRNLALSSNAALPLYASWTEYLADLTLLWNSLSSNNGSRLAEKYIAPLILSVRTFGFHLQTLDIRQHALVHEAAVKELTAWHEDGSLPETISDQTAEVINTIRAVAALKQATPQSITQYVVSGASTAEDALRVVWLSRLGGVKVENTKAGPGLQPVLLFESIPDLEAAPEICRKLWTSTAYKPLLDAWDNTQEMMLGYSDSNKDGGMIASTWQIWKAHRALHEVARECGVKLRLFHGRGGTVGRGGGPTHRSIYAQPLESFTGELRLTEQGEVLHWKYSDVVLAERNLELMIAASLDALARPDRTVENTTHLTGAIEPSWEAALDELSDDSFAYYREHIADNPDVFPYFEQASPVAELEHARIGSRPAKRIDASATKKRSMADLRAIPWVFGWMQSRHVVPAYFGVGHALESFVNRHGGGLKLLQQMAASFPLFLDMIRNVEMALAKADFAIAKLYASMVENEELRTRVYTMLQEEFERTRRMVLAITEQKELLERNDVLANSIRLRNPYVDPMSLLQLELLRVKREGQTSEDLDRAITATINGISAGLRNTG; from the coding sequence ATGCCTTCGTTGTGGACACCGGCCAGCTGGGCCGATCGGCTTCGTGAATTCGAAGCCCGCGATTTTGACGCCAAGCAAGCGCCCCTGCGGCGCGATGTACGTTCGCTCGCCACGCTGCTCGGCCAGGTACTGCGCGAGCAGGGTGGCGACAAGCTCTTTGACGCGGTCGAGAGCCTGCGTCGCACCACCATCGCTCGCCGCGATGCTGAGGCCAGTGGCGACCATGCTGCCGCTGCGCGCTTTCTCGACGAAGCGCGCGAGCTGACGCGCGGGATCGCTGCGGACCCGCGCCATGCGTACGACGTAGCGCGTGCCTTTGCGTTCTACTTCGAGCTGATCAACCTTGCAGAGACGAACCACCGCAAGCGCCGCCGTCGCGCGGCGCTGTTGAACAGTACCGCCAGTGCACAGCGCGGCAGCTTCCGCGGCACGCTGCGCCGCCTGCGCGAAGCTGGCCACGTGCGTGCGTCTGTGTGGGAAGTGCTCTCCGAAATTCGCATCACGCCTGTCTTCACCGCTCATCCCACCGAGGTTGCGCGCCGCAGCGTCATGTTCAAGCGCCGCTCGATCTCCGATCTGCTCGAGCGCTTCGACGATATCGCGCTGCCTGCCATCGAGCTCGACGCCATTCAAGAAAGCGTGCTCGCTGAGATCACGGCGTTGTGGCAGACCGACGACGTGCGCGATGCGCGTCCTACGGTGCGCGATGAAATCCGCATGGGCCTTGATTATTACGAGGCTTCGATCTTTGCGACGATTCCTGCGCTTTATCGCGAACTTGCTGCGGCCTTCGACGCCGAGTTCCCACCGGAAGATCCGACCGCGCACACGAGCCTGCTCGATCTGCCAGTGGTCGTGCGCTTCGGTTCGTGGATCGGTGGCGACCGCGACGGCAATCCGTTCGTCACGGCAGAGACCACCGAAGAAGCGCTCGCGATGTCGCGCTCGCTGCTCTTCGCCTACTACGTGCGCGAGCTGAACCACATCTTCGAAGAGCTCGCTTCATCGCAACATCAGGCGCCGATCTCGAGCGAGCTTTGCGCGAGGCTCGAAGAGACGCTCACCGAACTGCGCAACGCGGGCCACAGCATCGCGGCGAATACGATTCCGAACGAGGCTGTGCGCTTTCACCTTGCGGCGATGACGCTACGTCTCGGCGGTACGCCTGCGTCCACGATGTTCCGCAACCTTGCGCTCTCGTCGAATGCTGCGCTGCCGCTCTACGCCAGCTGGACGGAGTATCTCGCCGACCTCACGCTGCTGTGGAACTCGCTCTCGTCGAACAACGGTTCGCGCCTCGCCGAAAAGTACATCGCGCCGCTGATTCTTTCGGTGCGCACCTTCGGGTTTCACCTGCAGACGCTCGACATTCGCCAGCACGCGCTGGTGCATGAGGCCGCAGTGAAGGAGCTGACCGCGTGGCACGAAGATGGTTCGCTGCCCGAGACCATCAGCGATCAGACCGCCGAGGTCATCAACACGATTCGCGCGGTTGCCGCGCTGAAGCAGGCGACGCCGCAGAGCATCACGCAGTACGTTGTCTCCGGTGCATCGACCGCCGAGGATGCGCTGCGCGTGGTGTGGCTTTCGCGCCTTGGTGGCGTGAAGGTGGAAAACACCAAGGCGGGCCCGGGCCTGCAGCCGGTGCTGCTGTTTGAGAGCATTCCCGATCTCGAAGCCGCGCCTGAAATCTGCCGCAAGCTTTGGACCAGCACTGCGTACAAGCCGCTGCTCGATGCGTGGGACAACACGCAGGAGATGATGCTCGGCTATTCGGACTCCAACAAGGATGGCGGCATGATCGCCTCCACGTGGCAGATCTGGAAGGCACATCGCGCGCTGCATGAGGTGGCCCGCGAGTGTGGCGTGAAGCTGCGCCTCTTCCACGGTCGCGGAGGCACGGTGGGCCGCGGTGGTGGACCGACGCATCGCAGCATCTATGCGCAGCCGCTTGAAAGCTTTACCGGCGAGCTGCGCCTCACCGAGCAGGGTGAAGTGCTGCACTGGAAGTACTCCGATGTCGTTCTCGCCGAGCGCAACCTGGAGTTGATGATCGCTGCATCGCTGGACGCGCTTGCGCGTCCCGACCGCACGGTGGAGAACACGACGCATCTCACCGGAGCGATCGAGCCCTCGTGGGAAGCCGCGCTCGATGAGCTTTCCGACGACAGCTTCGCGTACTACCGCGAGCACATCGCCGACAACCCCGACGTCTTTCCGTACTTCGAGCAGGCATCGCCGGTGGCAGAGCTCGAGCACGCGCGCATCGGCTCGCGTCCTGCGAAGCGCATCGACGCAAGCGCCACGAAGAAGCGCTCGATGGCGGACCTTCGCGCGATTCCGTGGGTCTTCGGCTGGATGCAGTCGCGCCACGTGGTGCCGGCCTACTTCGGCGTTGGTCATGCGCTCGAAAGCTTTGTCAATCGTCACGGCGGCGGTCTGAAGCTTCTGCAGCAGATGGCTGCAAGCTTCCCGCTCTTCCTCGACATGATCCGCAACGTGGAGATGGCGCTGGCGAAGGCCGACTTTGCGATCGCGAAGCTCTACGCGTCGATGGTGGAGAACGAAGAGCTGCGCACGCGTGTCTACACGATGCTGCAGGAGGAGTTCGAACGCACGCGCCGCATGGTGCTCGCGATCACCGAGCAGAAGGAGTTGCTCGAGCGCAACGATGTGCTCGCGAACTCGATCCGCCTGCGCAATCCGTACGTGGATCCGATGAGCCTGCTGCAGCTTGAGCTGCTGCGTGTGAAGCGTGAAGGCCAGACGAGCGAAGATCTCGATCGTGCCATCACAGCGACGATCAACGGCATCAGCGCGGGTCTCCGCAACACCGGTTGA
- the lepA gene encoding translation elongation factor 4: MDPKFIRNFAIIAHIDHGKSTLSDRLLEITGSLTQREMQAQVLDAMDLERERGITIKAHTVRMMYKASDGHNYQLNLIDTPGHVDFSYEVSRSLASCEGALLVVDASQGVEAQTLANAYLAISNGLEIIPVINKIDLPSADIPRTKEMIEKSVGLPADDAVAVSAKTGLNVADILEAVVHLVPQPKGDPSAPLQALIFDSWFDPYKGVIILARIINGTLKKGDKIKLLSNGREFLIDSMGVMTPKPLELKELSAGEVGFLVATIKNVADTKVGDTITHVDRPCNDALPGFEDIKSMVFAGLYTVDSHEHGMLRDALEKLRLNDSSFNFEPESSVALGFGFRCGFLGLLHLEIIQERLEREYNLDLITTAPGVQYQVKLTDGREIIVENPSRWPDPSEIEEIQEPIIEAKILTNEEYVGNILKLVENKRGVQKNIEYVSETRVMLTYELPLNEIVLDFYDRLKSVSRGYASLDYHLAGTWISPMVKMDILIGGDPVDALSLIVHRDAAYDRGKVLVEKMRELIPRQMFEVAIQAAIGSKIIARSTVSAIRKNVIAKCYGGDISRKRKLLDKQKEGKKRMKRIGKVDIPQEAFLAVLKVGEE, translated from the coding sequence ATGGACCCAAAGTTTATTCGCAATTTCGCCATCATCGCGCACATCGATCATGGCAAGTCGACCCTCTCTGACCGCCTGCTGGAAATTACCGGCTCGCTGACGCAGCGCGAGATGCAGGCGCAGGTGCTCGACGCCATGGACCTCGAGCGCGAGCGTGGCATCACCATCAAGGCGCACACCGTGCGCATGATGTACAAGGCCTCCGACGGCCATAACTATCAGCTGAACCTCATCGATACCCCCGGCCATGTGGACTTCAGCTACGAAGTCTCGCGCTCGCTCGCTTCGTGCGAAGGCGCGCTGCTGGTGGTGGACGCCTCGCAGGGTGTGGAAGCGCAGACGCTTGCAAACGCGTACCTCGCCATCTCGAACGGGCTTGAGATCATTCCGGTCATCAACAAGATCGACCTGCCCAGCGCGGACATTCCGCGCACCAAGGAGATGATCGAGAAGTCCGTGGGCCTGCCTGCGGATGATGCCGTCGCCGTCTCCGCGAAGACGGGCCTCAACGTTGCAGACATTCTCGAAGCGGTCGTGCATCTTGTGCCGCAGCCGAAGGGCGACCCCTCTGCCCCGCTGCAGGCGCTCATCTTCGACTCTTGGTTTGACCCGTATAAGGGCGTCATCATTCTCGCGCGCATCATCAACGGCACGCTGAAGAAGGGCGACAAGATCAAGCTGCTCTCGAACGGTCGCGAGTTCCTGATCGACAGCATGGGCGTGATGACGCCGAAGCCGCTCGAGCTCAAGGAGCTCTCGGCGGGCGAAGTCGGCTTCCTCGTCGCGACGATCAAGAATGTTGCCGACACCAAGGTCGGCGATACGATCACGCATGTAGATCGCCCCTGCAACGATGCTCTGCCGGGCTTTGAAGACATCAAGTCGATGGTCTTCGCGGGTCTCTACACGGTGGACTCGCACGAGCATGGCATGTTGCGCGATGCACTCGAGAAGCTGCGCCTCAATGACTCGTCGTTCAACTTCGAACCGGAGTCCTCGGTGGCTCTGGGCTTTGGCTTCCGCTGCGGCTTTCTTGGCCTGCTGCATCTTGAAATCATTCAGGAGCGCCTGGAGCGCGAGTACAACCTCGACCTCATCACGACCGCACCGGGTGTGCAGTACCAGGTGAAGCTCACCGACGGCCGCGAGATCATCGTGGAGAACCCGTCGCGCTGGCCGGACCCGAGCGAGATTGAAGAGATTCAAGAGCCGATCATCGAGGCGAAGATCCTCACGAACGAAGAGTATGTCGGCAACATTCTGAAGCTCGTCGAAAACAAGCGCGGCGTGCAGAAGAACATCGAGTACGTCAGCGAGACGCGCGTGATGCTCACCTATGAGCTGCCGTTGAACGAGATCGTGCTCGACTTCTACGATCGCCTGAAGTCGGTGTCACGCGGCTACGCGTCGCTCGACTATCACCTCGCTGGCACGTGGATTTCGCCGATGGTGAAGATGGATATCCTCATCGGCGGCGACCCGGTCGATGCGTTGTCGCTGATCGTTCACCGCGATGCAGCGTACGACCGCGGCAAGGTGCTCGTCGAGAAGATGCGCGAGCTGATCCCACGCCAGATGTTTGAAGTGGCAATCCAGGCGGCGATCGGCTCAAAGATCATCGCGCGTTCGACGGTGTCGGCGATCCGCAAGAACGTGATCGCCAAGTGTTACGGTGGCGACATCTCGCGTAAGCGCAAGCTGCTCGACAAGCAGAAGGAAGGCAAGAAGCGCATGAAGCGCATCGGCAAGGTCGACATCCCGCAGGAAGCCTTCCTTGCGGTACTGAAGGTCGGCGAAGAGTAA
- a CDS encoding alpha/beta hydrolase — translation MNRTLLAAALALVSPLAFAQSAAPTKAVLPPPPSLLGRSAEVHADRTVTFRVAAPTAQDVKLSMDTLSQPLAMTRDENGVWSVTTAALAPEIYDYVFIVDGVRQPDPAQWRVHNSFVGLESLVQVPGTPAMPWELTDVPHGEVTVHHFTTHATVNQFANQSEYLVYTPAGYDAKKKGGYPVLYLLHGYLDDATAWTQVARAHFVLDSMIASGKAVPMIVVMPQGYGDYKFLTGGFGQWSQPALVNNNVDHFIASMETEVIPAVEREYNVAKDRNHRAVSGLSMGGLETIELGLSHPEQFAYVAAMSAAVHNEGFDARFPKADGKAANFKLLWTSVGTDDHLLQPNRDFVKWAQGKGYTVEAHETKGAHQWPVWRENLVTILPLLFK, via the coding sequence ATGAATCGCACGCTGCTCGCCGCTGCACTCGCCCTCGTTTCGCCGCTCGCCTTCGCGCAGAGCGCTGCCCCCACCAAGGCCGTGTTGCCGCCTCCGCCGTCGCTGCTGGGGCGCTCGGCTGAGGTTCATGCGGATCGCACAGTCACCTTCCGCGTCGCCGCGCCCACCGCGCAGGACGTGAAGCTCTCGATGGACACGCTCTCGCAGCCGCTCGCGATGACCCGCGACGAGAACGGTGTCTGGAGCGTTACCACCGCGGCGCTCGCACCGGAGATCTACGATTACGTCTTCATCGTCGACGGCGTACGCCAGCCCGACCCCGCGCAGTGGCGCGTGCACAACAGCTTCGTCGGCCTTGAGAGCCTGGTGCAGGTGCCGGGCACGCCCGCCATGCCGTGGGAGCTCACCGACGTGCCGCACGGCGAGGTGACGGTGCACCACTTCACGACGCACGCCACGGTGAACCAGTTTGCCAACCAAAGCGAGTACCTCGTCTACACGCCCGCAGGCTATGACGCGAAGAAGAAGGGTGGCTATCCTGTGCTTTATCTGCTGCACGGATACCTCGACGATGCCACCGCGTGGACGCAGGTGGCGCGTGCGCACTTCGTGCTCGACAGTATGATCGCCAGCGGCAAGGCCGTACCCATGATCGTCGTGATGCCGCAGGGCTATGGCGACTACAAGTTCCTCACCGGCGGCTTTGGCCAGTGGTCGCAGCCCGCGCTGGTGAACAACAACGTCGACCACTTCATCGCTTCGATGGAGACCGAGGTGATCCCCGCCGTGGAGCGTGAGTACAACGTCGCGAAGGACCGCAATCACCGCGCAGTTAGCGGACTCTCGATGGGTGGACTCGAGACGATCGAACTCGGTCTTTCGCACCCGGAACAGTTTGCCTACGTCGCTGCGATGAGTGCCGCTGTGCACAACGAAGGCTTCGATGCACGCTTCCCGAAGGCCGACGGCAAGGCTGCGAACTTCAAGCTGCTGTGGACCTCGGTAGGTACCGACGACCATCTGCTGCAGCCGAATCGCGATTTCGTAAAGTGGGCACAGGGCAAGGGCTACACGGTGGAGGCGCACGAAACCAAAGGCGCGCATCAGTGGCCGGTGTGGCGTGAGAACCTTGTGACGATTCTGCCTCTGCTTTTCAAGTAG
- a CDS encoding FmdB family zinc ribbon protein, which produces MPLYEYECESCHQRVEKIQKFSDAPLTDCPHCGGHLERTITAAAVQFAGGGWYKDLYSSVKPSAGSASGGSTSSTPSSTSDTSSTSSPSAPSAPASAPTKP; this is translated from the coding sequence ATGCCGCTGTACGAATACGAATGCGAGAGCTGCCACCAACGGGTGGAGAAGATTCAGAAGTTTTCCGATGCACCGCTGACCGACTGCCCCCACTGCGGCGGCCATCTGGAGCGCACCATCACCGCGGCTGCCGTGCAGTTTGCAGGCGGCGGCTGGTACAAGGACCTCTACTCCTCGGTGAAGCCGTCCGCGGGCTCGGCAAGCGGTGGCTCGACGAGCAGCACGCCGAGCTCTACCAGCGACACGTCATCGACGAGCAGCCCGAGCGCGCCGTCGGCCCCGGCGTCAGCGCCGACGAAGCCCTAA
- the moaA gene encoding GTP 3',8-cyclase MoaA: MLFSQTDRPQEPAVVTPDTPLTPLRDGLGRAITDLRLSVTDRCNYRCVYCRTGESGALYSELSMELYLRMVRLFVSMGVEKIRFTGGEPLMRRGLTDLIAEVSKLRMARDPEERLDLALTTNGHMLAPMAKDLRAAGLNRLTVSMDAVEPDVFARITRVQDGFQKVRDGIRAAQDAGFERIKVNCVLMRGFNDDQIEGFAEFARTEDVIVRFIEFMPLEEADDNPESSRKWSPDTVVTHDEILARLEKLYSVQPLAPNHLSETARRYIFADNRSEIGIIAPVSRPFCGHCSRIRLTSDGKLRTCLFSQIDHDLAGKLMRGMEDEAARVWIREVVEKKEARHHIGEAGFLKPGRAMVHIGG; this comes from the coding sequence ATGCTTTTTTCTCAGACAGATCGCCCGCAGGAACCCGCCGTGGTCACCCCCGACACCCCGCTCACGCCACTGCGCGACGGCCTCGGTCGCGCCATCACGGACCTGCGCCTTTCGGTGACCGACCGCTGCAACTACCGCTGCGTCTACTGCCGCACCGGCGAAAGCGGCGCCCTGTACAGCGAGCTCTCGATGGAGCTGTACCTGCGCATGGTGCGGCTCTTCGTCTCCATGGGCGTGGAGAAGATCCGCTTCACCGGCGGCGAACCCCTGATGCGTCGCGGACTCACCGACCTGATCGCGGAGGTCTCCAAGCTGCGCATGGCGCGCGACCCCGAAGAGCGCCTCGACCTGGCACTGACGACCAACGGCCACATGCTTGCGCCTATGGCAAAGGACCTTCGCGCCGCCGGACTCAACCGCCTGACCGTTTCGATGGACGCGGTCGAGCCGGATGTCTTCGCACGCATCACGCGTGTGCAGGACGGCTTCCAGAAGGTGCGCGATGGCATTCGCGCAGCCCAGGACGCAGGCTTCGAACGCATCAAGGTGAACTGCGTGCTGATGCGCGGCTTCAACGACGACCAGATCGAAGGCTTTGCCGAGTTCGCCCGCACCGAAGACGTGATCGTCCGCTTCATCGAGTTCATGCCGCTGGAGGAGGCCGACGACAACCCGGAATCCTCCCGGAAGTGGAGCCCCGACACCGTCGTGACCCATGACGAGATCCTCGCGCGGCTCGAAAAGTTATATTCTGTGCAACCGCTTGCGCCAAATCATTTGTCTGAAACCGCACGGCGGTATATTTTTGCCGATAACAGAAGTGAGATTGGAATCATCGCGCCGGTGAGCCGTCCCTTCTGTGGGCACTGTTCGAGGATCCGCTTGACCTCGGATGGCAAGCTCCGTACCTGCCTGTTCTCGCAGATCGATCACGATCTGGCGGGAAAACTCATGCGAGGTATGGAAGATGAGGCGGCGCGTGTGTGGATTCGCGAAGTCGTTGAGAAGAAAGAAGCACGTCATCACATCGGGGAAGCTGGCTTCCTGAAACCCGGTCGGGCGATGGTGCATATCGGCGGTTAG
- a CDS encoding ketopantoate reductase family protein, with protein MRILVVGAGATGGYYGGRLALAGRDVTFLVRGKRADLLRDKGLVIRTPGGDETLAAPQLIAADTLASAKPFDLILLSVKAYGFESAVNDLAPAVGDNTLILPLLNGMQHLDKLSARFGAEKVLGGFCRIVGDIAPDGAVWQMTPLNELAYGTLSEAQQARIAAVDATLKNAGFVATLSPEILRDMWGKWILLASLNAINILTRGAIGTVQALDEFDGVGTRLENRVMDEVFATCAAYDMMPEEKTIAMIRERLTEKDSTLESSMYRDFTRGYSVECDQILGDLVRRARLRAIDVPLVEAAFVQLRLYERARA; from the coding sequence ATGAGGATTCTGGTTGTAGGCGCCGGAGCGACCGGTGGATACTATGGCGGCCGGCTCGCGCTGGCTGGGCGCGATGTCACCTTTCTCGTACGCGGCAAGCGCGCCGATCTGCTGCGCGACAAGGGCCTCGTGATTCGCACACCGGGCGGCGATGAAACGCTCGCAGCACCGCAACTGATCGCGGCCGATACGCTTGCCAGCGCCAAGCCCTTTGACCTGATTCTGCTCTCCGTGAAGGCTTATGGCTTTGAGAGCGCGGTGAACGACCTCGCGCCCGCCGTCGGCGACAACACGCTCATCCTCCCACTGCTGAACGGCATGCAGCACCTCGACAAACTCTCTGCGCGCTTCGGTGCTGAGAAGGTGCTCGGCGGCTTCTGTCGCATCGTCGGCGACATCGCGCCGGATGGCGCTGTGTGGCAGATGACGCCGCTGAACGAGCTCGCTTACGGCACGCTCAGCGAAGCGCAGCAGGCGCGCATCGCCGCGGTAGACGCCACGCTGAAGAATGCGGGCTTCGTCGCCACACTCTCGCCGGAGATTCTGCGCGATATGTGGGGCAAGTGGATTCTGCTCGCTTCGCTGAATGCCATCAACATCCTCACGCGCGGGGCCATTGGCACCGTGCAAGCGCTCGACGAGTTCGACGGCGTGGGTACGCGGCTGGAAAACCGTGTCATGGATGAGGTCTTCGCGACTTGTGCCGCGTACGACATGATGCCCGAGGAGAAGACAATCGCGATGATTCGCGAGCGCCTTACCGAGAAGGATTCGACGCTTGAAAGCTCGATGTATCGCGACTTTACGCGCGGTTACTCGGTGGAATGCGATCAGATTCTCGGCGATCTTGTGCGTCGTGCGCGTTTGCGTGCGATCGATGTTCCACTTGTCGAGGCCGCATTCGTGCAGTTGCGACTTTATGAACGGGCGCGCGCGTAA
- a CDS encoding Nmad2 family putative nucleotide modification protein — MRTFLYKLTSDRGGAPCAPAPSAGEDPLLTLSICKPAIRRTAQPGDRLIGLTSQSLHASEGYPLAAVIYAAVVDRAAEPREYYALDSPFGSRPDCIYAFHQELGRLVHSGRTPLHSDEAYLARDIGSYPYYRNARTLISHDFRYFGAGAMVIPPRLELLRHVAETLGQGHRVYEDGTPESREADALFRLLWKRETRFTPGVVESEASGHTPRTKKR, encoded by the coding sequence ATGCGGACATTTCTTTACAAATTGACCTCGGATCGCGGGGGCGCTCCCTGCGCTCCGGCGCCGTCTGCGGGCGAGGACCCGCTGCTCACGCTTTCCATCTGCAAGCCGGCGATTCGCCGCACGGCTCAGCCCGGCGACCGACTGATCGGCCTCACCAGCCAGTCGCTGCACGCCAGTGAAGGCTATCCGCTCGCCGCCGTGATCTATGCAGCTGTGGTGGACCGCGCCGCGGAGCCCCGCGAATACTATGCACTGGACTCGCCCTTCGGCTCGCGCCCGGACTGCATCTACGCCTTCCATCAGGAGCTCGGCAGGCTCGTGCACTCAGGCCGCACACCACTCCACAGCGACGAGGCCTACCTGGCGCGCGACATCGGCTCTTACCCCTATTACCGCAACGCCCGCACACTGATCAGCCATGACTTCCGCTACTTTGGCGCGGGAGCGATGGTGATCCCACCGCGGCTGGAGCTGTTGCGACACGTCGCCGAGACGCTCGGCCAAGGGCATCGTGTCTACGAAGACGGCACGCCCGAGTCCAGGGAAGCCGACGCGCTCTTTCGCCTGCTCTGGAAGCGGGAAACGCGTTTCACGCCCGGCGTGGTGGAAAGCGAAGCTTCCGGGCATACGCCGCGCACGAAGAAGCGATAG
- the hscB gene encoding Fe-S protein assembly co-chaperone HscB encodes MTNSPDYFSLFDLPRHLNIDLQALEKTFYAQSRRLHPDRFAAKPAEEQEAALVASSRLNDAYRTLKDPVARTEYLLSLEGVQMEEQSRAATDAAKASGTAKKQVAPPDLLEEAFELNMQLEEMRMNKKMGEDDPQVRADLEGARERFTKMLKDLEEKLRALWTEWDNCADAHDDAGKTTARDAMVALLNRRSYARNLVRDVNEALE; translated from the coding sequence GTGACGAATTCGCCTGACTATTTTTCGCTCTTTGATCTGCCGCGCCACTTGAACATCGATCTGCAGGCGTTGGAGAAGACCTTCTACGCGCAGTCGCGCCGCCTGCATCCGGACCGCTTCGCCGCAAAGCCTGCGGAAGAGCAAGAGGCCGCGCTCGTCGCGAGCTCGCGCCTGAACGATGCGTACCGCACGCTGAAGGACCCCGTCGCTCGCACGGAGTATCTGCTTTCGCTCGAAGGTGTGCAGATGGAAGAGCAGTCGCGCGCGGCGACCGACGCCGCAAAGGCCTCAGGCACCGCGAAGAAGCAGGTAGCTCCACCAGACTTGCTGGAAGAGGCGTTCGAGCTGAACATGCAGCTCGAAGAGATGCGCATGAACAAGAAGATGGGCGAGGACGATCCGCAGGTGCGTGCCGATCTCGAAGGCGCCCGCGAGCGCTTCACGAAGATGTTGAAGGATCTTGAAGAGAAGCTACGCGCGCTCTGGACCGAGTGGGACAATTGCGCCGACGCACACGATGACGCCGGCAAGACCACCGCGCGCGATGCCATGGTGGCGCTGCTGAATCGCCGCTCCTACGCGCGCAACCTCGTACGCGATGTGAACGAAGCGCTCGAGTAG
- a CDS encoding sensor domain-containing diguanylate cyclase: MQRLGVGFGPSRPIVVFPKFDDVQLFHEVARALTSNLALEPLLREILGLMERYFGPEQWSLLICDEEKGGEMYYALTSRPDLDELRDLRIAPGEGIAGWVARTGNPLIVPNVKKDPEWAAFASQNPELNLKSIAALPIQHGGRSLGVLMLHNSELELLPDDALNFLRVLCDYTAIALENARQVKLVHKLSITDDCTGLFNSRYMYETLEQEIAVLQDPQIVSIKREFSLVFFDLDHFKSVNDTHGHIVGSRLLAEVGNLVKRTLGPDHSAFRYGGDEFVVLLRGAGKAEATAIIQHLRETLINTDLNTGGEVTLRIKASFGLATFPEDGADLYSIIRASDTMMYKAKADGRNCIAIADPLNPQVFVAPKVSRHSEPTPVEARK; the protein is encoded by the coding sequence ATGCAGCGCCTTGGGGTGGGCTTTGGCCCATCGCGCCCCATCGTGGTCTTCCCCAAGTTCGACGACGTTCAGCTCTTTCACGAAGTAGCCCGAGCGCTGACCTCGAACCTCGCGCTCGAGCCGCTGCTGCGCGAAATCCTCGGCCTGATGGAGCGCTACTTTGGCCCCGAGCAGTGGTCGCTACTGATCTGCGACGAGGAAAAGGGCGGCGAGATGTACTACGCGCTCACCTCGCGCCCGGACCTCGATGAGCTCCGCGACCTGCGCATCGCGCCCGGCGAAGGTATCGCAGGCTGGGTAGCGCGTACCGGCAACCCGCTGATCGTGCCCAACGTGAAGAAGGACCCCGAGTGGGCAGCGTTTGCCAGCCAGAACCCTGAGCTGAACTTGAAGTCGATCGCTGCGCTGCCGATTCAGCACGGCGGCCGCTCGCTGGGTGTGCTCATGCTGCACAACTCTGAGCTGGAGCTGCTGCCCGACGACGCGCTGAACTTCCTGCGCGTGCTCTGCGACTACACCGCGATCGCGCTCGAAAACGCGCGTCAGGTAAAGCTCGTCCATAAGCTTTCCATCACCGACGACTGCACCGGCCTCTTCAACTCCCGCTATATGTACGAGACGCTGGAGCAGGAGATCGCCGTCCTGCAGGACCCGCAGATCGTGTCGATCAAGCGCGAGTTCTCGCTGGTCTTCTTCGATCTCGATCACTTCAAGAGCGTGAACGATACGCACGGCCACATCGTGGGCTCACGCCTGCTGGCCGAGGTCGGCAACCTCGTGAAGCGTACGTTAGGACCCGACCACTCGGCCTTCCGCTATGGCGGCGATGAGTTCGTGGTGCTGCTCCGCGGTGCAGGCAAGGCCGAGGCCACGGCGATCATCCAGCACCTGCGCGAGACGCTGATCAACACCGACCTGAATACCGGCGGCGAGGTCACGCTGCGCATCAAGGCGAGCTTTGGCCTCGCGACCTTCCCCGAAGACGGCGCCGATCTCTACAGCATCATCCGCGCCTCCGACACGATGATGTACAAGGCCAAAGCCGACGGCCGCAACTGCATCGCGATCGCCGACCCCCTCAACCCGCAGGTGTTCGTGGCGCCGAAGGTATCGCGTCACAGTGAGCCCACTCCCGTCGAGGCAAGGAAGTAG